The genome window AGCACTCGACCAACTCTATAAAGACGGCAGCGCGCTCGAAGTGGAACAACCCGAACTGCGCGACATCTCCCGCAACGAGCTCGTGCTCCTGCAAAACGGCGATGCCGAGAACACCGCAATTTGGGAGCAAATCGTCGAGATCTCCAAAGTCGCCTTTGATAAGCTATTCGTGCAAATGGGCGTCGAGATCGACATCACCCTCGGCGAGTCCTTCTACCGCGACAAAGTCGAGCGCATCTATGACGAACTCACCGAAGTCGGCCTCGCCGAAGAGAGCGATGGCGCACTCGTCGTCTGGCACGATGAGGTAAAGAAATTCGCCCGCGACAACGAACGCCCCTTCCCGTTCAACATCCGCAAAAAAGACGGCGCGAGCAACTACGCGTCCACCGATTTAGCGACCGTGCTCTATCGCCTCGAAGCATTCAAAGCCGATGAGATCATCTATCTCACCGATGCACGCCAGCAGGACCACTTCCAGCAACTCTTCCTGACTACCGAGAAATGGTTCAAGGCGAAGGGCTATGCCCTTCCAGAAATGAGCCACGTTTTCTGGGGCACCATTCTTGGATCCGACAAGAAACCTTTCAAAACCAAGTCCGGCGAGTCGATCAAACTCCAGGAACTACTCGACGAGGCACGTAGCCGCGCATTCGATGTGGTGACAGAAAAGAACCCTGACCTCGACGAAGCTGAGCGCCGTGAAATTGCGGAATCCGTCGGCATCGGCGCAATGAAATACGCCGACCTTTCCAGCAACCGCACACAAGACTACGTCTTTAGCTGGGATCGCCTGCTAAGCTTCGAAGGCAACACGGCCCCTTACATGCTCTACGCAGTTGCGCGTATCAACAGTATCTTCCGCAAAGTCGGCGTCGATCCCGATGCGCCGATTGAGGGTGCATCGCAGCTAGAAACCGACACTGAAATCGCACTAGCGCGCAAGATCATGGGCTTTGTGACCGCATTGGAGCTCACGCTCAACGACCTACGCCCACACTTCCTCTGCACGTATTTGTATGAACTCGCGAGCGCTTACAGCAGCTTCAACGCCGCCGACAAA of Lentimonas sp. CC4 contains these proteins:
- the argS gene encoding arginine--tRNA ligase, producing MKVWFNPSKAIESALSTIAAQTEGFGPEFVPGVRPADPRFGDYQANGVLAFAKRNKVNPRELATRLIAAAEASGEFDSSLVTLDIAGPGFINFTLTPEFIWQWQLAFSTKEDYQSGARELKDGRKVIIDYPSANTAKQAHIGHLRPMVIGQAIARLLDFCGADLTRDNHIGDWGTNFGTLIMKIKRDGIDLTQLGDNALVALDQLYKDGSALEVEQPELRDISRNELVLLQNGDAENTAIWEQIVEISKVAFDKLFVQMGVEIDITLGESFYRDKVERIYDELTEVGLAEESDGALVVWHDEVKKFARDNERPFPFNIRKKDGASNYASTDLATVLYRLEAFKADEIIYLTDARQQDHFQQLFLTTEKWFKAKGYALPEMSHVFWGTILGSDKKPFKTKSGESIKLQELLDEARSRAFDVVTEKNPDLDEAERREIAESVGIGAMKYADLSSNRTQDYVFSWDRLLSFEGNTAPYMLYAVARINSIFRKVGVDPDAPIEGASQLETDTEIALARKIMGFVTALELTLNDLRPHFLCTYLYELASAYSSFNAADKVLVDDDAIRARRLLLCARTRTVLKTGLELLGIKPLERM